A segment of the Bdellovibrio sp. ArHS genome:
TCAATTTGATTTTGCCGATCGGTATTTCCTTTTACACTTTTCAATCAATGTCCTACGTTATTGACGTTTATCGCAGAACTTCGGATGCTCACGCGCATCTTTTGGAATTCGCGGGTTATGTCACTCTTTTCCCGCATCAGATCTCGGGTCCATTGGTTCGTCACAATACCATCGTGCCGCAACTGGAAGCTTCCAGCACCTACCTCTTTCATTCGGAAAACTTTTGGAAGGGCTGTTACTTCTTCGTTTTTGGTTTAGCGAAGAAGATGTTGATTGCCGATCGCATCGCCGCCGTCGTGGACCCTTTGGTTGCGAATATGGGGCAGGCCTCAAACGCCGAAGCGATCCTGGCGATGTTTGGATACACCACACAGCTTTATTTCGATTTCAGTGGTTACTCGGACATGGCTGTGGGGCTGGGGTTGATGATGAATATTCAGTTTCCTCAGAACTTCAATTCGCCGTATAAATCCCGATCTATTACCGAGTTTTGGCAGCGATGGCATATCAGTCTTTCTTCCTGGCTTCGTGATTACCTGTACATTTCTTTAGGCGGGAACCGGGCTGGCTATTTAAAGACTTATCGAAATCTGCTTTTAACCATGGCCATCGGGGGCTTCTGGCACGGAGCGAACTGGACTTATCTTGTTTGGGGTGTTTTTCATGGCGGAATCCTTGCCGTCGAACGATTTTGTAAAGATCAGAAGTGGAATATCATCCGCAGTTCCGCGGTATCCTGGATTCTGACGTTCTTGCTGGTGAATATTGGCTGGGTGTTTTTTAGAGCCCACTCGGTGGCGCAAGCAGGGGAGTGGTTGAAAAAAGTGTTTCTGCTTAACGGCGCTTTAACTTGGGATTTGTCTTTTATTGCGCTTAAGCACAAAGACCGATTTTTTGGTGCCTTGGTGGTCGGAATTGCGATTGCATTGTTTGCGCGAAACACCTGGCAAATATCTTTTAAGCCTTCAGCTAAAAACGCTCTTCTTTTGGCGTTCATGTTTGTGATTTGTTTAATGTACATGGGCGAAGAATCGCCATTTTTATACTTCCAGTTTTAGGGGTTATCGATGGATTCAGCTCTGCGTTCTCTTCTATTCTTCGCTTTTTTTTGCTTGCTGTTGGTGGGTGGCGTCGCGGTTTTCAATTATGTCCAAGATCCTATGTGTTACTTTCATTGTGAAGGTATTGATCTGAATCGCCGAACGCACAACGTGTATTATCAGGCCGCTCAGACTTTGGCGGCAAATCCCGAGGCAGAGGTGCTTATTCTTGGTTCCTCACGTGGCGAGCGGGTGTCGCCAAGATGGATCAGCGAAGTTACGGGTTTAAAAACCATCAATCTTTCCCAAGGTGGCGCAGATCTGCTTCTGAAGGTTGCACTTTCCAACATCGCGCTGGAAACAAATCCGAAATTAAAGAAAGTCATTTGGATGGCAGACTATTTTGAACTTCTAGCGATGACCACGGATGCCAAGGTGAAGTGGAATCCGGCACTGAGCAGCCACTTGCCCGGGGCTCAAAGCCACACGACTTGGCAAACATATTTGCAAAAGGCCAAGGTCTTGGTGGATCACAATACTTTTGAAGCGGCCGTTTCGCTGGCGCGCAGTCAAATGTTTCGAAAGTTGGGAAATGGCGATGATTTAGATCCTCAGGCCTGTGCGAGTGAGAGCTTCGTCGGTAAAACTTCGGCGGAAATGCTGCCTGTCGAGGTGAGTATTGTTTACCCTCGCTTCAGTTCTTTTTTAAGAATGGATCTTAGTCCTGAGTATTCTCAGATTTTTAGAGAGCAAATTCAGAAGCTAGCGGCGAAAGGGATCGAGGTTGTCATTAATATTGCTCCCTACCATCCGGACTTTGAAAAGCGCCTTCAACTTGAAGATCCACGAAGTGCAGATCTGCAAAAAACGTGGGTGAAATTGGTCGAAGGTCTCCAAGGCGAAAATGTAAAAGTGCTCAATTATTTTTCCGGTATACCTGGGGACGATGGTGGAGTTAAGTTCTGGGAAGACGGGGTGCATCCAACTTGCTACGCCATAATTCAAATGTTGAAACCGGGTCTTCAGTCGTCTCCACAATAAAAAATCTTTGCAGGCTATACAAACACACCTGAAATTTGTAGCATATCTACCAGGTTGAAATTATGAAGATCAGACTGCCGCAGAAAAATCAGAGTTTATGGGGACTTTTGTTTTTAAGTATTCTGAGTCTTTTTATTCAATGGTATGTTTTTGACTTCATCATTCCGACAAAACTTATTTTGCCTTGGTTACTTTACGCCTCGTTCTTATTTATTCTAAAGCCTTATTACGCTGTCGGTTTTGTTTTTCTTCTTGAATCCTTATTTTTGCGCATTCACTGGATGAAAATGTCCTACACGAATACCGCCTTTGAAGCTTCGGATGTTTTTGGCTGGCGGCAAGCTTTGTTTCTTAAGGGCTATTCGGATATTTTGGTGCCGGTGATCGTCCTGGCGATGCTATTTTGTTTTTTCAAAGGTCTTACGTTCAAAAAGCGTCAGCTTCTGTTTTTTCCGGTGATGCTGTTGCTTACGACGTCCTGTGTTCAGGAACGACATCCCACGGAAATAAGCCTGAATCCCGTCAGCTATCTTTTTCGACTGGTGAAAGTAAAATATGTCGATTGGAATTTTGCGACGAACATAAAAGAAAATGGTGTTTTAAATCACCTTTTCATGACTTTGCCAATGGGGCAGGTGCCAGCTAAAGGGAAAGTTACCTATCAGGTGGGGCGCTCGCCCAAAAGTCACATTGGTGACGAGTCGCCTGATGTTTTTTTGATTTTGTGTGAATCCTGTTACACCAGTTTGTCGGGAAAGTTTGTCACACCTATGAGCCAACTGGCGGACCATGGGTTTACGCGTACAAATATCATTTCACCGGTTTATGGCGGGATGACGGCGGAAGCAGAGTTTGAAGTTCTGACGGGGCTTCCAAGTCAGCGCTACAAAGGCATTGATTTCCAATACTTCGCGGAAAGTTTCTCTACGCACGCAGAAGGTCTTCCCCGCGTGCTGGCGAAGGCGGGCTATGAGACGTTTTCTTCTCATAACAATGTGGGCTATTTTTGGCATCGGGACGTCATTCACCCTAAGTTTGGATTTCAAAAATCCTACTTTCTGGAGCACATGAACTGGAGTGATAAAGAAAATAGACCCCCGGACCGGGTTATGTATGAGACCGCTTTGACGGCTTATAAAAAGAATTTGAATGTGGGTCGCAAAACCTTTGCCTTCTTGATCACACTTTCGACCCACGGTCCTTATAAAGACAAAGATGATGATGGGGGCGAAGCGGACTATCAGGAAAAAATGTCGAAGGCGATGAAGGACTTCCTGGAGTTCCAAGAAAAAGTGACTGAGAACTCGCAGAAAAAAGGTCGGCCAGTTTTGTTTTTGATTTTCGGTGATCACAAGCCGGCGATGACCATTTCATTTTATAAACGCCACGTTTTCAATGACGACTTCTTTTTGGCTCGTGGCAAAGAAAGTGCCGGTTTTATTTTTTCAGATCTAAAAGGGCGTCAGCGTTTAACTTACGGTCGAGTCCCATTATATATCAAATCAGTCGGTGGTTCGGTAAAAGGCGAGTCCATGGCGCAGGAACTTCGGGATAAACCGATTTACTGCCTGCCAGGAGTTTTATCAGAAAACATTGGTGTTTATAATGACTACTACAGCTATTTGGAAAATATCTGCCAAAAAGAATCATCCGAAGTTTTAGCCGATCCTTCGTCTTTGAAAGACCTGTTTGCAGAGGAAATCTACGGCAATCTTCTGTTTGAATAGTCTTAAGCTTATTTTACTACTTTAAGTCTGGTGTGAATATTTCTTGCGGGAAAGATAAAGGCATAGTGTTTCTCGTAAGTGTCTTGCCCAAAAAGTTTGGTTATCAGGCGCGGAATGATACTTCTGAAAGACTTGTTAAATTCAATTCTACTTTCGATAATATCGAATTCGCCGACCACAAAGCTTAAGTACTGCCCTTTTCTTAAGCAATGATGCCAGCCGCTGGAAAAATGCCACAAATGCGTCGGATCATTCCAAGAATCAATCCAGGAAAAGTGGGGAGTTTCGATCAAAACTTCCGCCCCGGGCATAGCGATGCGATGGATTTCCTTTAGAAAAACTTGCGTGTCTTTGACGTGTTCAATCACGTGACTTGCCCGGATGAAGCTAAAGGTATTAGAGGGAAGTGGCCAGTCAGGTAAATTAAGATCAAAAACTTTGTCTACACCGGGAAAGGGGTGCTGATCCACTCCATAGAAGCCGTTTTGTTTGTTAGGACCGCAGCCGATGTCAATTTTCTGCAACATATCGCTATATAGTCATATTTTTCTGTATTAGTAAAATTAACTTCATAATTTATAACTCACCTCAGTGAAGGATGCTTTTGACATAACATCGAGATAATTTGATGCTCTTAGGATCGTACATGGAAGTTGATGGATATGGCTGAGCCCAAACACATTGTTTTTGTTACTGAGCATCTCTCTTTTGGCGGAGCCGAAGTCGTTTTAACGACTTATCTGAAATCTATTGATCCGAACCGCTATAAAATCTCGTTGATCGTCAGGGACGGGCGTGGGGCCGAGAACTATCTTTTGAAAGAGGTTCCGCCGCACATTCATGTTCAGACCTTATTTGATCAGACCGAAATCAAATCCCATAGTTGCCACTTCCGTGCAAAGTTTGCGAAGCGCTTTGACGAAGCGGTTGACAGCCTTGGCAAAGTGGATGTGATTGTCGATTTTTCGCCGGTCTTGGATAAAATCATCTATCGCTTGAAGAAGCGAAAAATGATCCTGTGGATGCACGGGGATAAATCCCATATGGGTTTTTGGGAGCGTCTGAAGTATCGTCTACGCATTCGTCAGTACGACAAAATTGTTCTTTTATGCAACGAAATGAAAGACCAATTTCAATCCATCTTCCCTGAGTTGCAGGACAAGCTGTGCATTATCCCCAATCCTTTTGATTTCGATAAGATTCTTGCGAAATCCACCGAGGAAAGTGATTTGTCGGTCGGGGATCGCAAATTGATGTCAGAGACTTATATCGTTTCTGTGGCGCGTTTGGTCCCCGGAAAAGATTTTAAAACGATTATTGAAGCGGGACGAATTCTTAAAGAGCGGGGCTATTCCTACAAGCACTATATTATCGGCGACGGCGAGTTGCGCGAAGAGCTGCAGTCATTGATTGATAAGTACGGCCTGAACAATCAGATTTTTTTGCTGGGAGCGAAACAAAACCCCTATCCTTGGATGAAAAAGGCGGACTTTTTTGTTCACTCTGCCAACCGTGAAGGGTTTGGATTAGCCATCGTTGAGGCCATGTATTTAGGTAAGGCCGTTATTGCCACTCGATGTCCGGTGGGTCCCGCCGAGATTCTTCAAGATGGAAAGGCAGGTCTGCTTTTCCCGTTAAACGATGCCGACGTTTTAGCCGGTCATATTGCCAATTACATTGATGATTTGGACAAGCGCCGTCATTTTTCTGAAGTTTCCCAGCAGCGAGCTCGCGATTTTTCCAGTGATCGCATTCTTCCCTTACTGTACCGCGTGCTAGATTCAGTCTAGCTTCGCGGATTTTGCAGGTCTACTGAGCCAAGCGTAGGTACATCCTCCCAGAAGAATTAAAAGATTTCTGGGTTCGCGTAAGTTAAAGGGACTTTCCGTCAAAGACTCAAACAGAAAAGTTAAAAGCACGAGCATCATTGCAAACGCCATTTTCCGATTTATGAACTGCTCGTTCTTGCGGTAATGGCGATAGTAGAAGCGCAAAGCCAAACCGAAAATAGTCAGATAGCCGAAAAGCCCAAAAAGGCCAGAGCCCGATAAGAGCTCCAAGTACTGATTGTGAGCATGGGCATAATAGTGGAGTCCACTAAACCCCAGCTTTGCATAGTATTCAGGCAAGAGTCGTATATTTTCATAAAACCCGACGCCAAAGAGAGGGTGATCCAAAAAGATTTCCCAGTTGGTGCGCCAAAGGATTAAGCGAACCCCTGTGGCGCTTTCATCCGTAAGGCTGAATGAGTACATAATTCGATTCTTAACGGACCCAATATTGAAGAGGAACATGAATGCCATTGCGGCAAACGAAACAACAGTTAAGCGTCGAATCAGCTTACTATCGCGATAAAAATACAACATGAATAAGGCCGTAATACTACACCCCACCCAGGCGCTTCTTCCCAAAGAACCAATCAGGCAGAAGCACAAAAAGGCAAAAAGAAAAAGCACCACTTTGGCCGGGCGGATTCCTTCGCGCATGTCTGAGGAGATCCATCCGAGAGTGAAGGCCCACAACAGAGAGATCGTGAGTGAGTAGTGGTTCGTGTTGTGGAAAAAACCCATGAAGCGGGTGTCTGATTCCTTCGTGAGAGGAAGAAAATTGTAGGCATAGAACTGCCACAGCAACCCCAAGCTGAGCGTGATGATGGCAAGGATAGAAAACTTCTGAAATCGATCTTCAGAGATAGAAATATAGTGAGCTGCACACACGCAGAAATAGAAGCCCAGTATCCAGCGAAAACTAAGCAGGTCCGTCCACTGATCCGAACCAAGTGGTGTGGTGAAAACATACCCCAGAAAGACGATAACCAGCCACGAAAGCACCGCGTAATTAAAGGGCTTTAATGACGAAGTGAACAGTCGTGCATGCTGCAAAGGCGCGGTAAGGAAAAGAATTCCGAGTGCCACCATCGTCATATCAAAGATTTTCCAGGAAGCTAATGCGCTGACGGAAGCGAGAGCTAAAAAGAGTAAACTGAACTGGCGAATGTTCGCTGATTTGTGCATGGCTCAAGGTACTGCAAAGCCCTCGGTGAATGCAAGAGTCGCCATTGTGATGCGATGTCTACGGGGCGTCGGAGGAAAGAGATATTGAAAGGCGAGGTTGAACCCATCACTTCGGGAAGCTAATATTCATGAAAGCAATTCATTTATTAGCCTTCAATTGGGAATCCTAGATGACTGACATCGCGGTCTGCATTGGCCACTTTTTCGACAGAAACCATCCTTGTGTACATAAGCGCCGGGGCTTCGTTGTAAATACCAAAGAAAACGAAAATGAAAATGAGTGAAGGTTCTCGTAAAAGCGTGTTCTCGGTCGTCATGTTTGACGCCGCCGTAACTTTTATTTCTGAAATCGTCATCCTGGTGTCTTTTTTCTTGTTTTACCGGTTGGTGTCGGAGCAGTTTTCCAAAGAAGTTGTCGGTATCTATTCGTTGTTAAGACGAGCTCTGGCGATTTTCTTTCCTTTAGCCATGGTGGGGTTGGCGGAAGGCCTGGGCAAATACGTGGCCATGGCGAAAACTCCGGACGAGTCTAAAAAAATAATTTCAAGCTCCGCTTTGATCTTAGCCGCAGTCTTGGCCATTGTTTTCTTTGTCTTTCAAGTAAATTTGGAAGCAAGCGCCAAGGTTATCTTTGGCGATAAAGAGTTTTCCCAGTACGTGCTGCCTTTTTTGGTTTTGTTGGTAGGAACCTGCATTCATACCTTTTTTTACTCCTGTTTAAGAGGCAGTCTTAACATCAAGTTGGCGAATCTTTTGCAACTGTTGAATATTGGACTCTTGCCGATCGTCGTTATGTTGTCGCATGACTACCGCAATCTGGGCGATGCACTTTTCCTTATTGGCGGGGCTCAGGCTGTTATTGCTCTTGTCTTCGGACTGATTTCTTTGAAGATAATGACCTACAGAATGAATCATATTTCGGTTCAGACGGTCGGTCAGATGCTGGTCTATGGATTTCCCAGGGTGCCAGCCCCCTTGGCGGCGGCAGGCTTGATTTCGATCGGCCCCATGATTGCCAGCCATTTTCTTTCCATTGTCGAAACGGGTTATTTATCTCTGTGTCTGACTCTTTTGGTGGGGATCGGTGGAGCACTTTCTCCGATCGGAGTGGTTCTTCTGCCGCATGTAAGTAAATTGATCACCGAGGGACATTCCGGAAAAATTGAAAAGCGCCTGCACATTTTGGTGGGGGCTATGGTGCAGATCCTGTTATTCACTTCCATTCAGGTCATCATTTTTTCAGATTTGATACTGAAGGTGTGGATGGGAAGTGACTTTGCGGATGCCGCTCCTGTCCTGATTCTGGTTTTTATGTCTTTGAATGCCTATGGCTTTTATGTTGTGGTTCGAAATATCATCGACGCCGTCAGTGTAAAGCCGTTTAATAGCATAAATTCGGTTTTATCTTTGCTGTGCCTGGTGATTTCATTTTATGTAATAGCTCATTTTTGGCCAGGAAATCTGATTCTTAAATTTGCCTTTGCCATCATGGTCTCGATCAATGTGTTAGGTTTTTTAACCTACCGCACTCTTAAAAAAATTACGTCATACAACTCGAAAGAAGATTTGGTTCATCTGCGGGTGGCCTTCTTTCTTAATCTGGTTGTTTTGTTGGTAAGTTATTATCTTAAACAGTACATCGGTGACCATCTGATCGCCTGGGTCCTGTATGAGCTTCTGATCGGCGTGCTGTATTTGTTTATACTTTGGAAGATGAAGTTTGAATGGATCGTTCTGATTGTCAGTAATGTACTTAAAAAAGTCGGACTTAGAAATGTAGGAGGAGTTTGATGATGAATGCCATAAAGCCCGCAGCCATAAAGACGGCTTTGGAGCAATACTTCGGCGGCCATTTTCTGCAGATTCTAAATGCATTTTTAATGGTGGTCGTATTTTTTTCGGGCAAATTTTCTTTTGCCCGGTTCTTGGATGAGTCAGCCAGGGTTCCGTGGTTAGAACTGCGAATCTGGGCGATTCTTGGGATTTTTGTTTCGATGATTTTTCTTAAGGAAAATCGCAAAGATCTTTTCAAGATGGAACGAGGAGTGCTGTTTTTCTTCGGCACGTATGCCGTCTTTCTGACCTACGTCTTTATCAACCTATTTAACTGGGGAACTGAAACTCACAGAAATGATCTCGTTTACGATTCCCTGGTGGTCATCGCCAGTTTGATTTTGATCTCGATTCAATTTAAGGACGAACAGGGGATCGTTCGTTTTTGCAAGGCCGCCGAGCTTTTTGGCGGCGTCCTTTTTATGCTTTGCCTGGTGGGCTTTGGAAATCCCGATCTTAATGGCAGTGGTTGGGCGCCCTTTGGTGGGCCGATCACCTTTTATCGGATTGAGTTTTTTGTATTTTGTGCCGCCGTCTTCCTGGCTTTTAAAAGTACCAAAAGACGCGAGCAGGTCGTGCATCTTCTGTTTGCTGTTGTGACTTTGTACTCGACCTTTGCGTCACTTTCTAAAATGGCCACCGCCGCAGCGATGCTCGCCATTGTTTATTTAACCTATATTCTGGTAAGCAAGGGGGACTATAAAAAAGCGGGTCTTCTGGTTTTGTCGGGCGTCGTGACGTTCACATTATTTGTCAAAACCTTCGGCACTCGTTTTGTTGGCAGAATCAACGAAATAAGCAATATCTCTGTCGAAAAAAGCGCTTCCTCGGAGGTTGTGTTTATTCCCGACAACGTTAAGCTGCTGTACCGCAATGATTTGAAATTCGAAGAATTAAGTGTGGATCAGAAGAAAAAGATGATCTCGGTTGGCAGTTTTTTCTATGACAACTATCCCAACTATCAGGAAGAGTTTGCGGGCTTTCTGCGATTCGTAGATCGTTACGCCATCATTTATGATGGTTCGGCCAGGTTAAGAATGTGGATGGAGGCTTTCGATCTTTTTAAGGCACATCGATGGTTTGGGGGCGGGGTTGGAAATTACTCCTATACGGAGCTGAATTATTATGCCAAGGGCGGCATGGAAACCTATCGATATCCCCATAATATCTTTTTTGAATTGGTATCGACGACGGGGCTGGTGGGGTTGGCTCTTTTTGGTCTTTGTCTGTTTGTTTTCTTGGTATTGGTTTCTCGTGCTGTAGATAAGTTTCCGGCGTTCGTGTTTTTACAGGGATATATGTTGTTTGTTTTTTTGACATCAATGTTCGCGGGTGATTTATTTGATTTTAAGATTTTTTGGTTTATGGGGTGTGCTTTGATCTCTTCGGCGAGGTCTACCCTCAGCAATGGTGGAATCAATAGCTAATGCAAAAAGATTTTGTGCTCTATTATATATTGTTTATGGCATTGGGATTGATATGGAACTTCTTCAGGAAGAACGATCTTGAGATTCTGCCAAGCTTTTTATGGCTGCTCTTGATGGTCTTACCATTCTGGGTTCAGTTCGACTCTTTTCCAAGCGTTTCCATTGCGAATCAAATGACCGGCATTGTCTTTATAGGAACCTGTTTGTTGGTGGCGGATTCAATTAAGATAAAGCCGAACTCCGGTGCGAATAAACTAATGCCGGCCGCAGAAAAGTTCTTTAGCTCCTATTGGCTTTATGCCGGTCTCTTCATTCTTATAACGTCTTATCATATGAGTTTGATCCCTCATATTCCGCTTATCGAAAAGTATTTGCATGGTGTGACCGACCCGACAGAGTTAAGCCGAATGCGCGAAGACACTTCAAAACTTTTGAATGTTTCCAGTCTGCTTAAATTCTTATTCAACTGGGCGGCCAATATTCTGGCTCCGGTAAGTATTGTATTGGCACTTCGTAAAAAGAAATATTTATTAGCCGTTCTGTTTTTTATTATGGCCGCCTTGTATGCCGTTATGAGTCTGGCAAAGACCCAGATGGTGTTCTTAGGTATCGTTATCATCTTAAGTATTTTCTTTCAGATGCCCTTTAAAAAGCGTTTATTGGGCTATCTTGTTTTGTTAATCTTGATGAGTCCCTTTCTTTATCAGGGTTATGATTTCCTCACTCACAGTCCTTTAAGTGTGATGAATTGGCAGGCCTCACAGGCAGAAATCGATCAGTTGAAGCTGTCGCCGGAAGATCCTCGAAGTCGTTTCACTCCCGGGGACCATTCGCGTCTAGCACCGCTGGACTTGGAAAAACGCCTCAGTGCTTCTGAAAGAGTTTATAATTACACCTTTTATCGAGTGTTCTTAGGCCCGGCAGATGTTTCAAGCCGATGGTACCAATACTTTCCTGAGCACTCGGACGGTTTTATCGGACTTCAAGGTTTAAAAAGTAAAGACCGAGAAAACGCCGCCAAAACACATCCCGCTAGACTCGTGGGACACTGGGCCTATACGGAACGATTTCCCAACCGTTACTTGGAAACAGTCCAAGCCTATGCGTCTGTTGATGCGGATGCTTATGCTCGATTTGGCATATTCGGAATTGTTCTTGCGGGTGTACTGGTGTTGGTGTTGCGAATCCTTCTTAAGGTTTTTCGTGATGGCTCAGAATTAGGTGAATCGCTTTACGTCATCGCTCTGGTGTTGATGGGGTTATGGTGGTCCTCGGCCTCTGTTCAAGCGATTTTGTTGGCGCAAGGAGTTCTTCCAATTTTAGCTCTCTTGTGTCTGCGCTACGTCTTCGTTAAAATCAAAAAGTTTAGGAATCGAGAAGTGGTATGAAAGTTTGGCTGGTCACAGTGGGAGAACCTCTGCCTACGGATAGCGGCGGTGTTCGTTTATTGAGAGTCGGTATTCTTGCAAATATGTTGAGCGAAGCGGGGCACGAGGTGGTCTGGTGGAATTCGACGTTTGATCATAGCCAAAAAAAGCACCGGGCTTCCAGTAATACGGACATCCAGTATAAGGACAATTTTTTAATAAAATTACTTCGCGGCTGCGGCTATTCCGCCAATATTTCTTTGCGCAGAATATGGGATCATCTTCTGGTGGCTAGACAGTTTAAAAAATTAAGTAGAAACATGTCGAAGCCCGATGTGATTCTATGCTCTTTGCCGACCTTAGAGTTATCTTGGGCGACAGTTTCCTACGGAAGAAAGCACGGCGTCCCTGTCATTCTTGATATCAGAGACTTGTGGCCGGATTTATTTTTGGAACATGTGC
Coding sequences within it:
- a CDS encoding MBOAT family O-acyltransferase, which codes for MLFNSYEFIFLFLPITLLGYYLITKKKLQLWFLFFSSVFFYAYWSTTYVFLLLFTVVLDFYIANRIYYSKTQRARKALLLTSMIANLSILGFFKYYNFFADSLNGLFSTVGVHPSLLPTFNLILPIGISFYTFQSMSYVIDVYRRTSDAHAHLLEFAGYVTLFPHQISGPLVRHNTIVPQLEASSTYLFHSENFWKGCYFFVFGLAKKMLIADRIAAVVDPLVANMGQASNAEAILAMFGYTTQLYFDFSGYSDMAVGLGLMMNIQFPQNFNSPYKSRSITEFWQRWHISLSSWLRDYLYISLGGNRAGYLKTYRNLLLTMAIGGFWHGANWTYLVWGVFHGGILAVERFCKDQKWNIIRSSAVSWILTFLLVNIGWVFFRAHSVAQAGEWLKKVFLLNGALTWDLSFIALKHKDRFFGALVVGIAIALFARNTWQISFKPSAKNALLLAFMFVICLMYMGEESPFLYFQF
- a CDS encoding LTA synthase family protein, with protein sequence MKIRLPQKNQSLWGLLFLSILSLFIQWYVFDFIIPTKLILPWLLYASFLFILKPYYAVGFVFLLESLFLRIHWMKMSYTNTAFEASDVFGWRQALFLKGYSDILVPVIVLAMLFCFFKGLTFKKRQLLFFPVMLLLTTSCVQERHPTEISLNPVSYLFRLVKVKYVDWNFATNIKENGVLNHLFMTLPMGQVPAKGKVTYQVGRSPKSHIGDESPDVFLILCESCYTSLSGKFVTPMSQLADHGFTRTNIISPVYGGMTAEAEFEVLTGLPSQRYKGIDFQYFAESFSTHAEGLPRVLAKAGYETFSSHNNVGYFWHRDVIHPKFGFQKSYFLEHMNWSDKENRPPDRVMYETALTAYKKNLNVGRKTFAFLITLSTHGPYKDKDDDGGEADYQEKMSKAMKDFLEFQEKVTENSQKKGRPVLFLIFGDHKPAMTISFYKRHVFNDDFFLARGKESAGFIFSDLKGRQRLTYGRVPLYIKSVGGSVKGESMAQELRDKPIYCLPGVLSENIGVYNDYYSYLENICQKESSEVLADPSSLKDLFAEEIYGNLLFE
- a CDS encoding O-antigen ligase family protein; translated protein: MMNAIKPAAIKTALEQYFGGHFLQILNAFLMVVVFFSGKFSFARFLDESARVPWLELRIWAILGIFVSMIFLKENRKDLFKMERGVLFFFGTYAVFLTYVFINLFNWGTETHRNDLVYDSLVVIASLILISIQFKDEQGIVRFCKAAELFGGVLFMLCLVGFGNPDLNGSGWAPFGGPITFYRIEFFVFCAAVFLAFKSTKRREQVVHLLFAVVTLYSTFASLSKMATAAAMLAIVYLTYILVSKGDYKKAGLLVLSGVVTFTLFVKTFGTRFVGRINEISNISVEKSASSEVVFIPDNVKLLYRNDLKFEELSVDQKKKMISVGSFFYDNYPNYQEEFAGFLRFVDRYAIIYDGSARLRMWMEAFDLFKAHRWFGGGVGNYSYTELNYYAKGGMETYRYPHNIFFELVSTTGLVGLALFGLCLFVFLVLVSRAVDKFPAFVFLQGYMLFVFLTSMFAGDLFDFKIFWFMGCALISSARSTLSNGGINS
- a CDS encoding glycosyltransferase, with translation MAEPKHIVFVTEHLSFGGAEVVLTTYLKSIDPNRYKISLIVRDGRGAENYLLKEVPPHIHVQTLFDQTEIKSHSCHFRAKFAKRFDEAVDSLGKVDVIVDFSPVLDKIIYRLKKRKMILWMHGDKSHMGFWERLKYRLRIRQYDKIVLLCNEMKDQFQSIFPELQDKLCIIPNPFDFDKILAKSTEESDLSVGDRKLMSETYIVSVARLVPGKDFKTIIEAGRILKERGYSYKHYIIGDGELREELQSLIDKYGLNNQIFLLGAKQNPYPWMKKADFFVHSANREGFGLAIVEAMYLGKAVIATRCPVGPAEILQDGKAGLLFPLNDADVLAGHIANYIDDLDKRRHFSEVSQQRARDFSSDRILPLLYRVLDSV
- a CDS encoding methyltransferase domain-containing protein, yielding MLQKIDIGCGPNKQNGFYGVDQHPFPGVDKVFDLNLPDWPLPSNTFSFIRASHVIEHVKDTQVFLKEIHRIAMPGAEVLIETPHFSWIDSWNDPTHLWHFSSGWHHCLRKGQYLSFVVGEFDIIESRIEFNKSFRSIIPRLITKLFGQDTYEKHYAFIFPARNIHTRLKVVK
- a CDS encoding O-antigen ligase family protein; its protein translation is MHKSANIRQFSLLFLALASVSALASWKIFDMTMVALGILFLTAPLQHARLFTSSLKPFNYAVLSWLVIVFLGYVFTTPLGSDQWTDLLSFRWILGFYFCVCAAHYISISEDRFQKFSILAIITLSLGLLWQFYAYNFLPLTKESDTRFMGFFHNTNHYSLTISLLWAFTLGWISSDMREGIRPAKVVLFLFAFLCFCLIGSLGRSAWVGCSITALFMLYFYRDSKLIRRLTVVSFAAMAFMFLFNIGSVKNRIMYSFSLTDESATGVRLILWRTNWEIFLDHPLFGVGFYENIRLLPEYYAKLGFSGLHYYAHAHNQYLELLSGSGLFGLFGYLTIFGLALRFYYRHYRKNEQFINRKMAFAMMLVLLTFLFESLTESPFNLREPRNLLILLGGCTYAWLSRPAKSAKLD